A section of the Castanea sativa cultivar Marrone di Chiusa Pesio chromosome 12, ASM4071231v1 genome encodes:
- the LOC142620221 gene encoding uncharacterized protein LOC142620221, producing the protein MHRVLVDNGSSADILYHPAFQQMGIGRERLVPTNAPLVGFEGTRVFPLSVVTLVVTVGDYPQQITKNVTFLVVNCSSTYNAIIGWPTLNSWKAITSTYHLMIKFPTDYRVGELQGDQVATRECYVAIMEMDDHLQAMSIEEHRTMMEPIERLEDILLDDS; encoded by the coding sequence ATGCACCGAGTTCTAGTTGACAACGGCAGCTCAGCTGACATCCTCTACCACCCCGcattccagcagatggggattggtAGGGAGCGACTAGTTCCAACTAACGCTCCACTCGTTGGCTTTGAAGGGACGAGGGTATTCCCCCTTAGTGTCGTCACTTTGGTTGTAACTGTAGGTGACTATCCCCAGCAAATCACTAAGAATGTAACATTCCTCGTGGTCAATTGCTCGTCGacttacaatgccatcataggatGGCCTACCCTCAATTCGTGGAAGGCTATAACCTCAACCTACCATTTAATGATCAAATTCCCTACTGACTATAGAGTAGGGGAACTGCAAGGAGATCAGGTGGCTACACGCGAGTGTTATGTAGCTATaatggaaatggatgaccacctCCAGGCCATGAGCATAGAAGAACATCGGACAATGATGGAACCCATTGAAAGACTCGAAGATATACTTCTTGACGATTCCTGA
- the LOC142620222 gene encoding uncharacterized protein LOC142620222 produces the protein MLGIDPSVMVHRLNVSPSFPPVCQKKRIGRNVQVYVDDMLVKSRREDDHLEDLRETFDTLRSYNMKLNPGKCAFGVTGKFLGYIVSQRGIEANLDKIRAIIEMEPPKNVKEVQSLNGKIATLNRFAFENLKVYLSSPPLLSPSQPGEELFLYLAVSPTVVSVALVKEDDKVQRPIYYASRVLNGAEERYPLMEELAFALITAARKLKPYFQAHTVIFLTDKPLRQARSSPEATRRMALWAIELSEFDIQYRPRAAIKGQVVADFIAEFTNAEGQGAEYPQWNVYTDGSSNRQAGEAGVVLQSLEGDEIECMIRLNFPTTNNEAEYESLIAGLDLAKAIGAANMVIHYDSQVVTNQVNGDYECKGEKMKKYLEQAKRRVNELQAKIVQIPRGENEQVNRLTKATSVEYMITLDKVFSFIQLSPLIDVVNVQEIGSESNWTTPLISYLKDSMLPDRKEAARKLKVQSARFVLIKDVLYKKDFSRPYLRCLGPGEADYVMREVHEGICGNHSGSRSLVHKLIRTGYY, from the exons ATGCTAGGAATCGACCCGTcagtcatggtgcacaggttgaatgtGTCACCTTCCTTTCCACCCGTCTGTCAGAAGAAACGG ATTGGGAGAAATGTCCaggtatatgttgatgacatgctAGTGAAAAGCCGAAGGGAAGACGATCACTTGGAGGATCTTAGGGAAACCTTTGACACTCTTCgttcctacaacatgaagcttaaTCCaggcaagtgtgcctttggagtgacgggaaaattcttaggatatATAGTGTCCCAGAGAGGTATTGAAGCTAACTTGGACAAGATTCGGGCTATAATAGAAATGGAACCCCctaaaaatgtaaaagaagtacaaagccttaACGGCAAGATTGCCACGCTTAATAGATTT GCATTCGAGAACCTGAAGGTCTACCTTTCTTCACCACCGTTGCTAAGTCCCTCACAACCAGGAGAAGAATTGTTCCTTTATTTGGCTGTCTCCCCGACCGTCGTTAGTGTGGCCTTGGTCAAAGAAGACGACAAGGTGCAAAGGCCCATATACTACGCCAGTCGGGTGCTTAATGGTGCAGAAGAAAGGTACCCTCTAATGGAAGAGCTCGCATTCGCTCTAATCACAGCCGCtcgtaagctcaagccatacttccaaGCCCATACGGTGATTTTCCTAACTGACAAGCCCTTACGACAAGCGAGGAGCAGTCCCGAAGCTACCCGACGTATGGCGCTATGGGCAATAGAGTTGAGTGAATTCGACATACAATATCGCCCACGTGCTGCCATCAAGGGACAGGTGGTCGCCgacttcattgcggagttcactaATGCGGAAGGCCAGGGGGCAGAATATCCCCAATGGAACGTATACACAGACGGATCATCCAACAGACAAGCTGGTGAAGCAGGGGTCGTACTTCAATCTCTAGAAGGTGATgagatcgaatgcatgatccgtctcaACTTCCCTACAactaacaacgaagcagagtatgaatCCTTAATAGCGGGACTAGATCTCGCCAAAGCAATAGGGGCGGCGAATATGGTTATCCATTAcgactcccaagtcgtcacaaACCAAGTGAACGGTGATTATGAATGTAAGGGCGAAAAGATGAAGAAGTACTTGGAGCAAGCAAAGAGAAGGGTAAACGAACTGCAGGCCAAGATTGTCCAAATTCCAAGGGGAGAGAACGAGCAAGTCAACCGCCTTACCAAGGCCACATCAGTAGAATACATGATCACCCTCGACAAGGTATTCTCCTTTATTCAGCTCTCACCATTGATAGATGTCGTCAATGTGCAGGAGATAGGTTCCGAAAGCAATTGGACCACCCCCTTAATTTCATACTTAAAAGACAGCATGCTGCCTGACAGGAAGGAAGCCGCAAGAAAGCTAAAGGTCCAATCGGCGCGATTCGTCTTAATAAAGGACGTCCTATATAAGAAGGATTTCTCTCGACCGTACTTGAGATGTTTAGGCCCGGGAGAAGCGgattatgtcatgagagaagtacaTGAAGGGATCTGCGGCAACCATTCAGGGTCGCGGTCATTGGTGCATAAATTGATTCGGACTGGATACTACTAG